The genome window CCAAGACATTTACAAGGATGCTGACAGACTTTTTAAGATGATTGGAGAAGCATATGCTGTACTTTCAGATCCTGCTAAGGTTAGCAATTCTCTCAATGCCACTTTTTAGTTTGTTATTGTGTTTCAAATTTTGGATGCATCTtagtttcctttctttttctaaaaaataaaaactaattttGAGTTCCATGTCTTAAATCATGTCAACTTCATAAGCTGTAATGaaatcatatattttctttctcatttctttTACCATTGATCACCTTTAAATTTTTATTGGTAGCTTTACCAGTGGGGTCCATATATCATTATGAAAATGAATTTTGGATGATTTTTTCAAGTGAAAGAAGCACCAAGGATCTTACAAGTTACTGTCATCTCAACTTTTTCCTAATTAATTTGAGATCAAGAATGCTTAGCTTGGGTTTTTTTTCGCCCTCTTTTTTTGTCCTGTttgttctataatttttttagttgGCCTGACTGCCTGAGTAGTTAGTCAGATGCCAAAGTATCTGTCTTTGGTCTGCTTTAGTGATGGGGTTCAGAAGAATGATCTTGCTCTGTGTACATTTTTTCTTAACTTGTGTGATCTTGATTTACTCTCTCTGTTAACAGCGGTCAGAATATGATTTTGAAGAGGAAAGGAGAAAAGCTGCCAAGGAAAGCAATAGAAGCAGCGTTTACAGAAAAACATCTGATGATCATGGCTTTCCATTTGAGAGGAGTACCTACAGACGAAATCGGCATGATAATTGGAGGAACTATGGGAATTGACATTATCAGTGGTAAAAGTATTTGCGAACTTGGAGTATATGCAAGTCAATGCCAACTTCTAAGCAGCACAAATCGCATGATGGATGACTGATCTGATAGAAGTTGTCACAAGTCTGATCAGATATTTTAGTAGGATGGTCAGCTTTGCAGGTATCAAGTCAGAAATGtctttaatttaaattttaaactttgaaCAGCTTTAGCTTTATGGGAACATTGGAAGAAAAATAGATATCTTTTCATACGATAAATGATAAATCATTGCGTTAAGAATTCTTGTTGAATTGTACCATGCCGTTCAGCCAACACAAATAATGGAAGAGTCAGAAGAAGGGGTTTTTTTTGGCTCCTTCAACATCAACAGAGAAGAATCAGTACCAGGTGTAAAGTCAAATGCCTGCTTCAAGCTTGCTGCTTTCTAGTTGTAGATAAGGAATGCGAAATCGTTGTTTTTAGCTTCTCTTTCTATCATCATCGACACCTGATGCAGTTGCTGCTAAAATATGATGCATCCTGGGTTTGAGAGGAAGCTATAGGTCAAGTTAATCACTGGGTTACATTATTATTGGGCTATATGTTTGCCTGTAAAgaataaaacatataaaatgaAATATTGGGGTGGCATGGGTTTGTCTATATGGAGTAACCAAGCGTTGTAGATTGTATTTGAATTGGTAAGTGATTTTTTTAGAGGCTTGTTTgccttattttgttttattgttatAATTTGTCCTCTTtgtggtttttctttttgcacctcttcatttttttttggtctatgGTTGTCCCGCCAAGTCAATAAAAGTGGATCCTTTTGAGTACGACTACTATATGGAGTTATGGACGGTACTGGAACCTGATACTCCTCATACTAAGTAGTGGACTACTTCCGATTTTTGACTGTATCCTaaccaaaatgaagaaaagaagaatgatATCATGAAGAGAAACAATTAGAAATTGAGGGGTGTATACTTCAATTTGTCAGAAAGATCCAAGTGCCAGAAGCCAAGCAAATTTCTGGATCATGGAACTGATAATGTTTTTAGCCGAGTTCGAGCAGACCTGGCGCGTACATTAGCAGCTCCTCTAATGAAGATTTTAGACTTGAGAGATCTTTGATGTCAAACTCTTGTGCTTTTAGGGAGCCTAACATGCTTCAAGGGTAATGATACCAGCGAATAAAGGTTGCATTCTATTCACATAATGATACCCAGATCAACAATCACCTTCCATAAGCCTGAATTGATAGGACACTGACCCTGCAATATTGCCTGTTGTGAAGACATCTGTAAAATGTAATTCCTTCACCGATAGGAATACCATTCTAACCGCAACTAATTCCAATATTATTGTCACTAACCGTCCACTCATCCGTCTAATAGTAGAAACAGTATTAAGAAAGCTCCAAACAAGATaaccttaaaatttaaaaattctaCTCTTCAACAAAAGGTCTGGGGTTATACAAAAACTTGACTGAGTTCAGCGTATAAATCACCTTAAAATTAAACAACTTTTCTGGTCTTGCTTTATCTCATGAGATTCAGAAAAGATGCAATCCCTTCGATTTCTCCCACTTGTAACGGACTTATCTAGCAACTTGGGCCTGTGCGTGTTCAAGTAGTTGACCAACTAACTTGTAAGTACGACCTGACAATGCCTTTGTGTGGTCGATCAACTGCTCATGCCTGAAAgggattaaaattttaattacacGAGAGATTGGTAGGAAAGATAGGAAAAAATGCATGCTGATCAATATAAGACAATCTGTATTCTTAATCTTACACGTTGGGATAATTGGGTTCCATTATAACAGTTCCCGACTGCGAATCAATCTTGGCATCAAGCTTTGAGGTTCGGATAAGATTCACGATCCATCTCTCAGCCTCCTCATAATTCAAATTCAACTTCTCAGCAAGAACTCTATCAAGAAGATAGGTTAATTTCAATTAGTGAAGCAAcgagaaaaaagtgaaaacacaaataaagtgtgacaaaaaaattaataacttCTTTACTAATTGAAGGAGGGAGGGAGGGCTTCTGCAATTGCGCCCCATTTCTAGCATTTCTTGTGTCCTATTGTAGTTGTGTAAAATTACCAATTCACCAAATATTATTGAAACATTTCACAAGTTGATAAGGACCCACCCTAACCTTTAATACATCAATAAACTTCATATCAAACACATGCTATGCTGGTTTTACTCCAGAGGGGGGAAAATTCATGTCCACTCATAAAGCTATAttgaaacaaatcaaacaatttcGCGAAGGAGGTACTCACCCCATGTCAATGCGCTGATGGATTCTGCAGTAAGTTTCAAAGATAAATAGGCGAGCATTTTCAAGGAACTCTTCTCTCAATGGAACAGTAGAATAGTTGCTTTCTTCCACTCGTTTTCCAAGGAAGGGATCATTCAATATAACCTGCATTTAGTAAAAGGTTACATAATCCagattcaaaagaaaaacattatCATGGAATGTAATAGAGGGTTAATTGCTAAGGGTCTTGAGAAACTTACTTCTTCACActctttcatcttcttttgtgCCCCATCAAAGTCATAATTGACATACACACACGCCAAAAACTCAGTGATGGGATCTTTGTAAGAATGCTGCTCTTGCTGAATGACCTTTATAAACTCTTTGAACTGAGGTCTTCTCCTTTTGTTTACTATAAATGCAGTGGCCAGGTAACGTAGAAGATGAGGAGCATTGGTTTGAATCGCATTCAGATACCTGGTAAAAGAAAATACTAAATGCTTACAAAAGGGCCACATAATAGAAGTTAATAAAACATGTTATGGGGGAAAATTGAAAGAGGTATCAGAATTCAAGGCACAGAAAGAGACAGATGTTAATCTCTACATCCAACTGCCACTGGTTTTAAGAAGAAAACTTAAAGTGCCTTGAAATAGAAACACCAGTTATGATTTAGCTCAAACACCATTAGAAGCAAAAAGTATTGctgaaaacaattaaaaaacacaacaaaaattcaaatgaCCAATGTCAAGTACACATGCATCATGCAGAAAGATATAATATATTTCTACTTCTTGATTATCAGTTCTTTCCTCTATTTCCTACCTTTTTCTTTCGAGTTGACTAGGTTTTGGGGCTCTTTATGTAAAAACATCCCATCAATTAGAACATAAATTATTAGTAGATGTATATCCTGGTCATCCTTTTCGCTCTTGGTGATACTAACGTTAGGATggatactttttctttttctttttctttttctttttctttgtttaaagtGAAGGTAAACAACACCGGTGCACAAGACTCTCGTAGTGGGCGGGTCGAAGACAGACCAGATGAAAAaaaaccttaccccacataatatgtggagaggtagTTTCCATGAATTAACCAGTGATCTCTAGGTTGcatccttgcaactctaccactgggtcaACAAGAAGGTAAAAGCAAAAGGCAGGTTAAACATAAGGAACAAGGATACGAAAGATAAAACATAAACTACAAAAAAGaacctctttaaaaaaaaaaaaaactacaaaaaagAACCAAGGATATATGATGCTCATCATGATTATGAAAACTACAATCTTTGAACCAGTAAGAGGTAAAAAAGCAAAGCCACACGCCCATTTTTATGCCTATAAAGACATTTATGATAACCAAGTCTACAGGGGCAAGATTGCTTGAGTTTTCATTGCATACTTGTCCTGATTAAAGAGGTCGATGATCTGTGTCCTTCCATTTTCGTTGTTGAAAAAGATAAAGAGACTCCAATGCATTAGCCATATTCTGCTTTGCAATTGATTCAATGGTGATGAAAAACTCTGCAATGAAAATCAAAGTTGATAAAATATTACACTTGGAAACACGAGATGAAGTGTAAAGAAATAAGAGAAGGTCttatccaaaaaagaaaaagaaaaagaaaagaaataagagaAGGGGTATGATAAAAACCTTTGAATCAATTATTTCTTTCAACCGATTAAGTTCTTCAAGAGCAATGTCCCAGTTCTGCATCAGTATCTCAGCTGCAAGCTTCCCCCATAATGCACTCAAACTTCTTTCACTATTTGTACATAAGGCCCTATACTGATAAAGATAGTCAGCAGCACCAGAGTAGTTTCCACATTCAAATTGAAATTTGGCGTACTGGTATAATGCCTCAATCTGCTCCAGTCCAATCTGCTTAAACATTTCATCATTGCATGAGTTAAAAAGCCCAAAAGAGAAAAGTAATTTCATGCCGCTGCTTCAACAGAAAATGTCAACATTTCTAAATATATTAGTCCACAGATACATAGAGATGACATTCAATAAGTAACAAAGGTACAGTTTATGACAAAACAATCACTAGTCCTTTCAACAATTCTATTTTATCAGACAAGAAAAACTAATGACAACACACACAAATCAGatcacaatcacaatcacaaaaTAGTTATTCCCATACAGTTTGGGATCAGTTGCATGTATCCTTAAGAAATTTAGTCGAAACCCACTCACTGGACATTCCCCCATCATTCATCCTGGTCCAAATAAACACTATCCACCAATCCTCTAGTAACCATCCTTTTATTAACACTTCTATCCATGCCTTTTTTTGCTACCATCTTCTCTCTTTGAAATCTATTACTTAAATTTCTCCACTTTTTGCACCAAAATACCATCATCTCACATGCGCGCACAACCGCACACAAacaattttacaaaaatttcCCTCACTGTATCTCTGATTGTAGTCACACCTACTTTAGATAGAATAATCTATTTTCTTATCCCACCCTTCCTTGTGTTACATATGTTGCCTATTAACAACAAAACTTATTTATATAGAATAATCTATTGTCTTATCCCACCATTCCTTGTGTTACGTATGTTGCCTATTAGCAACCAAACTTATCATGATAAACGGTATGTCCGAACGTATTGATGATTTGATATCAATAATATGAAAGATCGAGATTTTCATCACTGCATATTGAGTTGCTCAAGGTAAACAGAGGCTAATAATCTAGGCAGAATCACTTTGAATATAAATGTCTAAAAACAAGTTAACTAACTCTACCAAAACTAAGACATGTATAATACACTATCCATAGGGGATTCAATCCTAGCCATGCAAGATACAGTCCAATTACGGTATTTTCTACCTTGCAACCAACAACAGCAATCACCAAACAAATTGATTACCACTTCTCATATCTAAATAGTGAACCACAGTCAATACAGAGGACAGTCAGTCAagttttcttcaaaaaaatcaTTCTAGAATGAACACATTTATTCCCAACAAACACTTTTCAAATATTACCCTCCCATAAAACCCAGTAAATTACCGCTAAAGCATCCAACATCTCTCCACAAAAACCACATAATACCACCAAACCACAAAAAAATAAGCTaagaaaaaattccaaaaatcgAACCTGATACCGTTCTTTGAGCATCTGGATGTTATACTGCTTGTCAGCCCTCAACTCCTGCACTGCATTGGGATTCTGCAGGAAAGCCACGAGAGGTGCCGCCCCCTCCTCAAGGGACTTAAGCCTGGCCACGACCTCCGCCCTTCTCTCCACCATATCTATTATCACTCATCCCCAATCACCATCATTCGTTCAATCAAACACCACATAAGTAGAGACAGATGTGATAAAAGTAAGTACCTTGAGGGACGTCTTCGGTGTGGTAGAGGGATTTGTGGATGTCCATGGCGTAGTCGACCATGTTAGTCTTGTTGAGGAGCTCGATCTTGGCTTTCAGGATCTGATCATCAGGGTAGAGCTGACGCTCCTGCAAGAACTCCAACGAAGGGAACACCAGGTGCCTGTCTAGGTTCGGCGCAATTCGTGGTGTTAGGTCGTACGTAGCCATGGCTGCTTTTGCTGCAACTCTCTGTGCGTCTCTGCCTGGTTAAAACATAAAACCCTAGATGTacgacactaaagagagtatgcGTTTCCTCATCGTGGATCTGGTCTTTGAGGAGGAATTGGACTGGATGGTTGGGCTTGTATGTTTGGATCTGATGGGCCCAAGTAAATTGTGAGCCCAAGCAAGTaatcaaatataaaattataaatatttagctAAAAGGAATTTtgtctgatttttatttttaaagtcaTTTATCACCTACATTTTTTAACCTAAATTAGAAACCCATATATTAGACAAAATAGCATATGTCTTGATTAAATATCGTACATTAATTATAGTTTCTATAATCAATGCATATTTTatataaagaaataaagaatgtacaaattattttctaaataatttaaatgattttttaacaAATTACAATGTTACCAAAACTAATGTATTTCTTtgtaaaaggaaaaagaaaaaaaaacttaacttGATTgacaaatatgaaaatttttcttttttttcttttctgttttatcATTTATGAAAATCCCTTCCAACTTTCTAGGCATGTAGAAGTTGAAAtcaatgtatatgtatacattgTTAAATATATTAGCACAAAAGAGGAGCAAGAAGAACAGGGCATCGTAGAGATGACCTAAACAGTACAACAAAGCAGAACAAGGAGATCCATTACAAGAAGTGGGGAGTTGGCATTCCAGATGTCAAGCTCCATCTCTGCAGCGCGATAAATGAGGTGCTAAGCTGATAGCATGAGTAAGAAAAGTATGGCAATAAGAAAGACAACCATAGTTGCAATCTAGCAAATATGCATGCCACCACTGAACTCCAATCCACCTCTTTCCCTCTGAATATCACCTCATTCCTTTCTAGCCAAATGGACCATACTGTGACGAAGAATATCATGTACCATATCTTCTTCTGCATTCCATTTTTGGGCAAGTTGATCCATTGCTCAAATAGACAGCAGATGTCCCCTGAGCTACACCACGATAAACCCCACCACTGAAATCATTTTATACTAGATGGATAATGGTCCACTACACTGACAAAAGAGATGATTCAACCTTTGGGGGGCAGACAAATCCTTGCCAGACCTTTGAGCATATGTTTATGAAATAAGCATCTTGTGATGATGGGCCTACTAGCTTATTATAAAGGGACTTGACTGTGAAATTTTCATGCACATTATGCCTCTAGATTACTTTATTCTTTCTATTCTGGCATAGTATGAAGGAATTAATTTGTTGCCTCATTTCTTCTGTCGTCCCTCTTCCCAAGTAAATAGCCTCATTCTCCACTGCATGGATTTGTTGATTGGTTCATGTAATAAATTCGTTCAATATGATGTAGTTTTCTTCTATACTTCCTAAGCTTATGAGCCACAAATTGAAATTTTGGGAAAGAGTTGTAGAATGGAGTTTGAGATCGACATCTATGATATCCCAAAACTAATTTGAATTTATGTCAGGACGATCTACAATGAAgacaatatttttattaatgggACATAGAAAAATATTGACATAAAGAAAGAGACCTCTATTTGGTATTTATAGATTTGGAGAAAACGTATGATAGGGTGCCTAGGGAAGTAATATGGTGAAATttagagaatagaagagtcATGATTAGTTATATTACTATGATCAAGTATACATATGAAGGAGTTGTAACTAGTGCGGAAACTAATAGAGGAGTTGTATGGGAGTTTCCTATCACCATAACTTTGTCCCAGAGATCGGCACTAAACATGTTCCTATTTGTTATAGTGATGAATGAACTCACGCAATATATCTAAGGTGAGGTACATTGGTGTATgttattttgtgataatatagTTTTAGTGAACGAGACAATATTGAGAGTTAACTAAAAACTTGAGATATGAAGGTAAGCCTtagagtttaaaggatttaaATCGAGTATGACcaaaatataatatatgaaatgtaaatttaataaggcaaatgaaaaaatgattgaattagatgggggaaaagtaataaaaagtaaaatttttATATATCTTGAATTGATAGTCCAGCAAAAATTTACATTAGTAAAGTGGAGGGGTGCATATGAGTTTTATGTGATCGAAGGATTCCTTTAGGGTGGAAGGAAAAATTCTATAGGTCAGTTCTGCGATCCGTGATGATGTATGGTTTTGAGTGTTGAGTTATaaagagacaacatatccagAAAAAATATGAATGCTTCATTATTGTCACATGAGCAAATATATGATAAGAAATAAATTATAAGATCTGAGGTATGAGTAGAACTAAAGAAAGATAAGTTGCAAGAAAATAATTTGAGATGGTACAAGTATGTTCAATGTAGAGAAAATGGTACGGTCGTGAAGAGAATCGAGAAAATTTATATATGAGAGAGTAGAAAGCGAAGAAGAAAACCTAAAAAGACGTGACTTGACGTACTAAGAAATAATATAAATTCAATAGACGTTGATACAAAAAtatgatcctagatagaaatAAATGACGAAAACAAATCATAtagttgattttctcataaactcatataGCATACCctaaaattttgagataaaaactcggatgatgataatgaagccATTGGCTTTTAGACAACAAACATGACCCTCCCGAGCATTTGTTTGAACTCTATCCATTTTATATTTCTTTATAATCAATTGCTTAAAATTAGGGGAAAAAACCTACATAGATGCTATTTCTTCACCTTTTTCAACCATACCTTATCTTTATAATCACATACAAAAAACACAACCTTCCTTTTATTCATTTCTATGTATATGGGCTAAATTCGTCCTCATACAAGATCTACTCAACAAAGGCCCATACGAGACTTAATCGAGTCCAACAGGCCTACGACCTGGACTGCCTACTCAACAAAGGCCCAGGAGAGCCTCAGTCGAGTCCAACAGGCCCATGGTATGAACTATCTCCTCAACAAAAGGTCCACAAGAGCCTCAGTCGAGCCTACTGACCCACAACCTAAGCTCCCATCAATCAATCTAGCTTTGGCTCAAGGCCTCACTCACCAAACCAAAGGCCCCATCGCCCTAGAAGCTCCCTCTACAGCCCATCTCAAACAGTGTTGGCCAACTCAACGCTCACGCGCCTGCCACGTGAGCCAGAAGACTATAAATATAGATTTATAGAGGCCCTACCACTATGAAGATGATCCAACTTTTGGAGGTACTCTGCTTGCTTTCTCTCTAAACTCTCCATTTCTCTCACTACAAATCCCATCATCGTCAACTAATTTGACCGTTGGAGCTTCCTCGACTGCCACCATACTACTGTCAAACTTCATGGTATGCTTTTTAGTGTGTGATGTTGTAGAGTTATTGTTGAAGGTCTCGATCAACATTACTTGATTGCATATTTTCGAGTCTACACTACGTTTCATTGTTGCAAGGTGAATAAATTCCTTTAGAAAATGGCAAAATAAATTTCTTTATGTGATCGAAGGATTCCTTCAGGGTGGAAGGAAAATTTCTATAGGTCAATTCTGCGATCCGTGATGATGTATGGTTTTGAGTGTTGAGTTATAAAAAGACAACATATCCAGAAAAAATATGAATGCTTCATTATTGTCACATGAGCAAATATATGATAAGAAATAAATTATAAGATCTGAGGTACGAGTAGAACTAAAGAAAGACAACTTGCAAGAAAATAATTTGAGATGGTACAAGTATGTTCAACGTAGAGGAAATGGTACGGTCGTGAAAAGAATCGAGAAAATTTATATATGAGAGAGTAGGAAGCGAAGAAGAAAACCTAAAAAGACGTGACTTGACGtaataagaaataatataaaTTCAATAGACGTTGATACAAAAAtatgatcctagatagaaatAAATGACGAAAAGAAATCATAcatttgattttctcataaactcatataGCATACCctaaaattttgagataaaaactCGGATGGTGATAATGAAGCCATTGGCTTTTAGACAACGAACATGACCCTCCCGAGCATTTGTTTGAACTCTATCCATTTTATATTTCTTTATAATCAATTGCTTAAAATTAGGGGAAAAAACCTACATAGATGCTATTTCTTCACCTTTTTCAACCATACCTTATCTTTATAATCACATACAGAAAACACAACCTTCCTTTTATTCATTTCTATATGTATGGGCTAAATCCATCCTCATACAAGATCTACTCAACAAAGGCCCACACGAGACTTAATCGAGTCCAACAGGCCTACGACCTGGACCTCCTACTCAACAAAGGCCCAGGAGAGCCTAAGTCGAGTCCAACAGACCCATGGTATGAACTATCTCCTCAACAAAAGGTCCACGAGAGCCTCAGTCGAGCCTACTGACCCACAACCTAAGCTCCCATCAATCAATCTAGCTTTGGCTCAAGGCCTCACTCACCAAACCAAAGGCCCCATTGCCCTGGAAGCTCCCTCTACAGTCATCTCAAACAGTGTTGGCCAACTTAACGCTCACTCGCCTGCCACGTGAGCCAGAAGACTATAAATATAGAGGCCTTGCCACTATGAATATGATCCAACTTTTGGAGGTACTCTGCTTGCTTTCTCTCTGAACTCTCCATTTCTCTCACTACAAATCCTGTCATCGTCAACTAATTTGACCGTTGGATCTTCCTCGATTGCCACCATACTAGTGTCAAATTTCATGGTATGCTTTTTAGTGTGATCGTTACAGAGTTATTGTCAAAGGTCTCGATTGACATTACTTGATTGCATATTTTCAAGTCTACACTACGTTTCATTGTTTCAAGGTGAATAAATTCCTTTAGAAAATGGCAAAATAAACCTCTAATATTAGCTGACATGGCAACCGGCCATACAACATAATCCAAGTCATCACCATTTCCTATGATATGCTTACGTGTACGTTCATTAGACACGCTTGTGGGACCCCCCAGTGTACTGTACCAGTTTCTTCCGATCCGGCGATGCCCAACTCCGCCTGCGGGTGGGCCACAAAAGCAAAAAACGacctaaaagaaaatgaaattaagaGAAAAAATCTAGTGGGTGGACGTTCACAGGACTTGATGGAGCTTCCTACAACGTCTCTGTGCTCTCCAAGGTCCTGCTTCTCTGCGGCTCGCGACCCACCTTATCATACGCACCCTTCCCCCTTTCCTTCTCTATCATTATCGTCTCTGACTTACAACAGGCagggttagggttttctccGTTTCTgttgttttcttcaattttccaTGCTCTTCGAAGGGATAGGTTGTCGGCTCCAAGGACTCTTCTGTTCACGGCATCTTCATGGACGGAAGGAGACAATCCAAGGACTCGTCGTTCTCCTACTCGAATCTCTTCAATCTTGAGGTTTGTTACATGGGGTTTGGCTCTTCACTGATGGGTTAACTTCTCTTTTCCTGTCCTCACATTGTGCTTGTTAGTATGATTTTTGTATTGAAATTTCTGCTGCTTGTGATTGATTTTGAAACTTgaaggttttcttttttctccttttttggtGTCAGTTGAACTTTTGAGTGTTTGGAGCTTATTGTGATTTTCTGGATTGTATTGTAGTCTTTGGTGAACTTCAAGGTTCCACAACCAGAGGATGATATTGATTACTATGGAAATAGTAGTCAGGATGAGAGCAGAGGTAggcattgtttttcttttacttctttCACTTGAAATTTAAGTGATAGCCTCGTGAATTCTGTGCTTGTGATTGCACAATTAATTCTCCTTTTTACGTACTTATATGCATGTGTGCTTGTTGAAGTAAGCTGCGGACTTATGCATGTTTGTTTTGTCCGTTCATTGGATTTAAGCAGGTGCTGCAATGACAAATTACAGTAATGGGACTATCTCGGATAGGGAATTGGGCTCTATGAAGAGGAGGAGGCAATCAAACAATATCaacgaagaggaagaggaggctTGTAACGGGACGCATATTACCGAGGAGAGGTATCGAACAATGTTAGGAGAACACATCAAGAAGTACAAGAGGAGGTTAAAAGACTCGTCATCAAGTCCTGCACTGCCTAAGATGGGGATGTCGGTTCCAAAGAGCAATTTGGGTGGTTCTAAGGGAAAGAAGTTGGGAAGTGAGCAGCGAGGAGGCTTGTATGAAATGGAAACAACATCTGATTGGCTCGGTGATGTTAGTCCAAAGAAGCCTGCAACCTATAACGAAGCTGATTTCACACCCAAGTATGGCTTTGATAGCATTGCTTACTCCTTCAT of Tripterygium wilfordii isolate XIE 37 chromosome 13, ASM1340144v1, whole genome shotgun sequence contains these proteins:
- the LOC120013677 gene encoding eukaryotic translation initiation factor 3 subunit E produces the protein MATYDLTPRIAPNLDRHLVFPSLEFLQERQLYPDDQILKAKIELLNKTNMVDYAMDIHKSLYHTEDVPQDMVERRAEVVARLKSLEEGAAPLVAFLQNPNAVQELRADKQYNIQMLKERYQIGLEQIEALYQYAKFQFECGNYSGAADYLYQYRALCTNSERSLSALWGKLAAEILMQNWDIALEELNRLKEIIDSKSFSSPLNQLQSRIWLMHWSLFIFFNNENGRTQIIDLFNQDKYLNAIQTNAPHLLRYLATAFIVNKRRRPQFKEFIKVIQQEQHSYKDPITEFLACVYVNYDFDGAQKKMKECEEVILNDPFLGKRVEESNYSTVPLREEFLENARLFIFETYCRIHQRIDMGVLAEKLNLNYEEAERWIVNLIRTSKLDAKIDSQSGTVIMEPNYPNVHEQLIDHTKALSGRTYKLVGQLLEHAQAQVAR